AAAAACAATAAAGGGCGCATGGCCGCCAAGCTCAAAAGAGACTTTTTTCACTGTTTGACTGGCGCCGCGCATTAAAATTTTTCCCACTTCGGTCGATCCGGTAAATGAGATTTTTCGTACACGAGGATCCTTTTGCCAGACTTCAGCTATTTCCTGTGCTTCTCCTAAAACTACGTTTAGGACACCTTTTGGAATTCCCGCTTCATGTGCAAGTTCTGCAAGCCTGAGGGCAGTAAGAGGAGTTTCTTCAGCCGGCTTAATCACGGCAGTACACCCTGCTGCAAGGGCGGGAGCAATTTTTCGTGTGATCATTGCTGCTGGAAAATTCCAAGGAGTAATCGCTGCAATGACTCCGATAGGCTGTTTAGTCACATAAATGCGTTTGTTTTTAAAAGAAGCAGGAATAATATCACCGTATACACGCTTTCCTTCCTCCGCATACCATTCCACAAAGTTGTTAGCATATTCTACTTCGCCAATCGCTTCTGGCAGCGGCTTTCCTTGCTCACTAGTCATTAGACGGCCGATGGATTCTTTGTGATCTTGTATGAGTGAGAACCATTTTTTTAAAATTTCTGAGCGTTCTTTTGCAGTCGCTTTTGACCATGTTAAAAACGCTTTATCAGCTGCATCAACTGCCGACTGCGCTTCTTCCTTTCCTCCAAAGGCAACGTCTGAAACGATATCGCCGGTAGCAGGATTATGTACAGATAGCTTGTTTTTTGTTGTGACCCAATCACCGTTGATATAAAGAGGCTTCATTAAAATCCCTCCACTACTTATTTAATTCCGATAATGAAATCAGAATATTTCGTATAGAGCTAAAGTAGTAGAATTCAAAGGGAATGTCAATGAAAAGGAATAAGTAAAATTCATGTGATTTCTTGCAATTTCCAAGTCAGTGCAATCCTTGAAAATGCAATCATAGTCAGCCGGCAACAGGTTAAAGTAATCTTTTTTTGGGAAGTTTGTTTTTCAAAACATACAGTTCCTTCCTTATCCATTATTTGCAAAGTAGCTACATCGGAAGGTGCATGAAGTTAATTTGTTAGGAATAAGGAAGGTAACCGGGAGTAAATTTGAGGTGTTCGGTTATAAACGGTTAATGCAAGCTTTCTTCTATTTCATCAACCATGTGAAGAATAGGTTCGTCATTTACAACATTCATGATCTCCGGGCTGACATGAATGGGGTTGGTTGATGAAATATTAACCGTTTTCAAATCTGCTTCTGTACGTAATCCATTTACTTTGCCTTCGAGCCAAGAATAGGCTTTTGCTGCTCCTTTTCTTGCTTCAGGAGACATGGCAGCAATAAAAGCAATAGTTGTAAGTAAGAGCGGTAACTGGTTAAAACCTGACCGTTTTTTAATCAAAATCTCAGCCTCCTTTTTTTGGCATAAACTTCATCCGAAATCCCCGTTGAATTTTATGTTTACCATTTGTATTGATCTTATACTGCAGCTTTATTTGAAATATTGTGCATAAAAAAGCTGGAATCTGAAAATCCTAAATACGAAAAGGAGGTTAACTAATGATAAACAAAAAATTAGCGCTATCAGCTATTTTAGTACCATTTATCCTCACTGCCGGCTGTGGAATGAATAATGCAGGGGATAACGGACGACGGGACAACAATCCTTATGAAAATGTAAATTACAGGGATATGAACAGACCGGATAACGTGGGCAATGATATGGCTGATGATAACCAAAATCAAGGTAACCAAAATCAAGGTAACCAAAATGAAGATAACCAAATGAAGGTTGCCGATGAAGCTGCTGACAAAGTGAATGAAGTGGAAGGCGTCGAAAACGCGACAGTTATCGTTACTGAAAATAACGCATTTGTTGCCGTAGCTTTAGAAGGAAATAAAGAAGGAAATATTACAGATGATGTAAAAAATAAAATTTCTGATAAAGTAAAATCAACCGACGAGAGCATCAATAACGTTTACGTCTCAGCGAATCCGGATTTCTTTGATCGCATGCAGGATTACGGAAATCGGATCAACCAAGGAGAACCGATTGCAGGATTCTTTGATGAGTTTGGAGAAACTGTACGCAGAGTTTTTCCTACAGCTGAATAACATCTTTGCTTTCCCTTTCACTTACGTGGAAGGGATTTTTTTGTCAAAACTGCTTCATCCATCATAAAATCATATAGAAAGGGAATATCAATTGTTTGAATTTGGGTATACAATAAAGATTAACCATATATTTTGTTCGTTGTAAACGGGGTGTTGAATTGGAAAAGTTCTTAAAAGTAACAGCAGTTATAATCTTATTAACGGGAGCAGTTTTACACATAATTCTTGCCTCACTTCCAATTCTGTTGGCGGCATTTACGGACGAAGGAGCACTGGTTAATGAAACAATATCGTTTCTAGAGGAATCTTATACAGAAGAGGAAATTAAGGAATCACTTGATATGATTCCATATCAGCATGTTAATGTGTATTATTCAGAAGAGGAAGAGGATATTCTTCCATTAACAGAGGAAACGCTTGATTATGCAATTGAAGTAAATCGAAATCTATTAGACTATCATCCTCCTGAAGATGATACTCTTGATTTAATTTTTTTTGAAAATAGGGGACAGATGGAGAGATTCTCCAACCTGCGGGATATTTCCGGGTTTTATTCCGAGCAAAATCAGCTAATCGGCCTTTTGCCGGAAGAAAAGGAAAAACTGGCCTCAGAAGAAGAGTTTTCTGTATATTTATATCAACGTATCCTTATTCATGAATATACGCATTATGCTCTCCATCAAAAATTAAGGGAAATAAATGTGGACCCGGAGGAAATGCCGTTATGGTTTCATGAAGGGGTTGCGGAGTGGATAGCAAATTATGAAATTGAGTTGGAGCCTATGGATCTTTCTCCTGTGCCTTTTGAAAAATTAATGACCGACGAAGATTGGCAAAATTCCCGGTTTGATTATTCAACTGATATTTATTTGCAGAGCTACTATATGATTAATGAGCTTGTGGAAAGCTTTGGAGAAGACATTTTACTTTCCATTATTAATGAAACGAGGACGAACGGAGATTTTAATAAAGCTTTTCAAGAGGCTACGAATGAATCTTTGAAGGATTTTGAAAAATTATTTATACAAGAATATTCTACAGAAGAAAAAACGGCACAAGAAATGAATCTTGATGCCGTTTCTTAGTTAATGCAAGGTTCCTTGATTCGAGCCTGCGTTCGGCATTTGTGGATTGCCGTTTGCAGGGGCAAAAGAGGCGGTTGCTTTTTGCATATCCTCTGGTGAAAGCTGTGGGACTTGGTAATACTCATGTTTATTTTGATACAAAAAGATTTCGTAGGCCATTTCAATATAATTTGGAATTTGATCTGCTACAACTCTTCGCACGACAGGATTGGTTGACTCAAGAGCTGCCATGGTTAGCATGGTAGTTTGTGATTTGATTAATCCAAGCATATGGCCGCTTAGTCCTGCGTCTTTTACTTCAGATAATGATTGGCAAGGTTTTTTTGGCTGGGCAGCCTTAATTCCATATGTGACTTGGCGATCTTGTTTCATCATGTAGGTTGAAGTTTCTTGGGCAGGTTTCCTTCCTGTTTTGAAGCATTCAACCGTAATGTTATAATGATTTGAGATAAACTGGTATTGACGGTCCAACATGTCGAGAAGCTCCGGATCCTTTACGTATTGTCTGAACATTATATATTGATCCAGTACACTTATCATACCTGACAACACTTCTTGTAAATCAAAAACCTCATGTCCGCCATGATTCATAGGCATATTCTGTTGATTCATGTTTATTTGCTGATTTTGCTGCTGCATTTTGTCATATTCCACCTTTCAAGAGAGTAACATGAATATTGTAGGAAAATTCCTACGGAAGTATTCCTACTAAAATAAGGCAAAAAAAAGTTTATAGGTAATAGTAATTATTCCGTTTTTTTTGGAAGGTTTTTTTTATTGCCTGACGAATTGGTAGAGCAAATAATTTAATATGGGCGGGTGGAATTATGCATGAAGAACTTTTGAACTTTATGCCGGAAAATCAAAAACTAACACCTTCTTCTATAATTATTGGTATCGGGGTTTCGGTTGAACGACTCGATGCACTATTTGACTATTTTAAGGATGTTAAGCCGCTACACAGTCTTTCATACATTGTTGTCCAAACACCCTCTGTAAAACATAAAGGATTTACCGCCAGCCTGATGGAAAAATACCTTTCGCTGAATGTGGAAATGGCTGAACAAGGTTCTGCCATTATGGCAAACACGGTCTACCTCAGTCCCCCAGAACATTATGTTGAGATTCTTGAAAATAAAACAATAAAGCTTACTCCTTATACCATCATTGAAAACAATCACTTTCCAATTAATGTACTTTTAAAATCTCTTGCGAAAACTCAAAAAGAAAAAGCAATTGCAATCGTTCTGCCCGGTAAAGAGAGAGACGGATTTGAAGGGTTGAAGATCGTTCATCAGTACAATGGATTCAGTACCGTGCAGGATGCTGCTGGGGCATCAATGTACTCTTTTGCCAATGTTTTTGCGGCTCCCGAAAACATAGCCGGATATATTAATCAGCTGCATGAATCAATGGATGATTATGATTCATTCTCAGAGGGGGCAATAGATCAAATCCTGTATAAAATTCAAAATCAAAATGGAGTTGATTTTTCGATGTATAAGAAAAAAAGTATACTCCGCCGTATTGAGAGAAGAATGAAATTACTTGGCCATCCGTTAGAGACATTAGATGAATATATGATTTTTATATTGGATCATCCAGAAGAATTACAAAGGCTGCATGACGATTTATTGAACGGGATTACACACTTTTTCAGAGATGAAGAATTTTTTTATCAACTGAGAAAGACTTATATTCCAAAGATTATTGAAAACAACATAAAGAAAGACAAACAAACCTGCAGAATATGGATAGCAGGATGTTCGACGGGTGAAGAAGCTTACTCGTATGCCATCCTTTTTAGTGAAGAGCTTGAAAAGCGTAAATTGGACATAGATTTACAAATTTTTGCAACCGATATTAATCGCAGGTCAATACAAAAAGCGAGCAAAGGAAGCTACACAGAAAATGAGGTTTCTTCGATTCCATCCGATTGGCTGAAAAAATATTTTGACAAAACAGGGCAGCGCTATTCAGTGAAGAAAATTCTGCGTAATCACATCATCTTTGCTCCCCACAATTTAATAAGAGATACCCCTTTTGTTAATTTGGACTTCATCAGCTGCCGTAATGTAATGATTTACTTTCAAAGAAAATTGCAGGAAAAGGCGCTTTCTTTGTTCCATTTTTCTCTCTGTGATGGAGGATTATTAGTTCTTGGACCCAGTGAGACTATCGGTAATCAGTCCGAAGTTTATCAGCCTGTAGATTGGAAATGGAAAATATTCAAAAACTCATTTTATGATCAGAAAGCAAAACGGAACCGCTTTCATCTAAACGCTCTCGAAGCAGGGAAAGCGTTGGCCAATACGTTTGAAAATATAGATGAGCGAAAAAATCTGCAATTGGATGAACTGTATCTCTCACTAATCGATCAATTTTTGAACCCTTTTTTGATTATCAATGATCAAGAAGAAATTATTGCATCTTCTCCAAATGCGAGTCAGTTTTTAAAGACTCCGGCTGGCAGTCCATCGAACAGCATCTATAGTAGGCTATCCGCCGATTTATCTGTCCCAATCAGTTCAGCCTTGAAGAAAATCAAAGATCATAAATCAGAAATCAGACGTAATCATATTAAGGTCACGATTAATGGCGCTCCCGTATTTGTTGAGATTACAGTCCGCAGATTCAAATTCAATGTGCGTCATTATCCTTTATACGTATTGTTTATTCATAAAGAATTGGAAGGAATAAAAACGAATAAAAAAGAATTTTTGATGTTAGATCAGGAAATTTATCCGAATCATTGTATTCAGAAATTAGAAATGTTAATTAACGAAACAAACTCCAAGCTGCAAACAACAATAGAAGAGCTTGAAATTTCAAATGATGAACTTCGATCCACCAACGAAAAATTAATCGCTGACAATGAAGAGCTCCAAACATCAAATGAAGAACTTCAGGTTGTAAACGAAGATTTGATGACCGTAAATGGAAATTTCGAGAAAAAGATTGAAGAGCTTTCCTCAACCGCGGGTGAAATGGAAAAAATGCTGATAAACTCTAATATCGCAACTGTTTTCTTGGATAATGAATACAACATTAAACTATTTACTTCTGAAGCAGCAAATGTTTTTCATTTAATTGACCGTGATGTTGGAAGACCTATTTACCACATTGCCAGCCGGTTAAATTATCGCGAGTTTCTTGACGACGCGAAAAAGGCATTAAACGAGATGAAAACGATTCAAAAAGAGGTGGAAGCTGACAATAAGGACATATATATTGTCAAAATGATTCCGAATTTGTCAAATGGAACCAAAGCGGACGGACTTGTCATTCTTTTAGTCAATATAACTGATCTTAAAGCTACAAACAAAGCCTTGCAAGTTGGTTCACATAGGATTGAACACAGCAATTCAAGCATTGTGGTTGCATCTCCGAGTGGAAGAATTAAATACGTCAATATTAATTTCTGTTCGATTTTAGGAAAAGAGCAATTTGAAATCATTGGACAAAACATATTTGATATTTATCAAAATTCCTTCAAAGTACATGAATTTAAGGACCATTGGGACCATGTGCTTAAACATAAAAGCTGGACCGGCGAAGAATACTCTCAAGGGAGAAACGGCACAGACTTATGGGAAAAGGTTTCCTTTATTACTCTCGAGGATAATGAAGGAAATATCCAGCAAATTATGCGGGTCGCAGAGGATATTACCCATCAAAAGAATTCGGAAAAAATGCTGATGAAATCAGAAATGCTTTCTGCTATCGGACAGCTGGCAGCAGGAATTGCCCATGAAATCAGAAATCCGCTGACATCCTTAAAAGGCTTTCTGCAGCTTATGATTCAAAGCAATACGTATCACAAGGAATATGCAGAGGTAATGCAATCGGAATTTATTCGGCTGGAGTCAATTATCAATGAGTTTTTATTTTTATCCAAAACCAAATCATCCAAGTTTGAGACTATATGTGTGAACGACATTATCGAAGATGTTTATTTGATATTAGAAGCACAGGCAATGCTTAAGGGCGTTCGTATAACAAAAGCGCTTTGCCAGGATGTAAATGAGGTTCGTGCAGTTCCATCCGAACTCAAGCAGGTGTTTTTAAACATTTTAAAAAATGCAATCGAGGCAATGGAAGAGCTTGAAGGTGAAATATTGATTCAATCGAAGGGTGAAGAAGACCGTGTATTGATTATGATTAAAGACCAAGGGAAGGGAATTTCGAAGGATTTTCTTGATAAGCTTGGTGAACCTTTTTATACAACGAAAGAAAAAGGAACAGGGCTTGGTCTGATGGTTACAATGAGAATCATTGAAAGCCATAAAGGAGAAATCATTTTTGAGAGTGAAGAAGACCAGGGGACAACAGTGAAAATTTACCTTCCTTGCTTGTAAGAAAAGCCGCATGGATCCGCTGCGGCTTTCTTTTTATACATAATTTTAATTTTTTTTATGAAACTATGGAAAAGGAGGATGCAGGCATGAACACGTTAATTGTCATCGCACACCCTAATCCATCAAGCTTTAATTATTCTCTTTTGGATCGTGTCACGCATTATCTGGAGGAGTTAAATTACAATGTTTGCGTGAGGGATCTGTACAAGCTAAAGTTTAATCCCGTCCTTATGAAGGATAATTACCAGACCTTTTCTCAATCAGAAGTCGAGCAAGAAATTCTTGAGGAACAAAAATTTATTATTGATGCTGATTTGCTTGTGTATATTTTTCCCACCTGGTGGTCAGGCTTGCCTGCCATCTTAAAAGGGTATTTTGACAGGGTCTTCACAAACGGCTTCGCATTTAATATGACAAAAGATGGATTGAACGGTTTGCTGAACGATAAAAGAGCAATTATTTTTCAAACAACAGGCCAGCCTGAGAAAATTGCGAAACAGCTTCAGCTCGTAAAATCAATGGGAAACTCGATTGATCTGGGCATTCTTGCTAGATGCGGCATTGAAGTCATCATTCATAAATATTTCTACTCCGTCCCTTTTATAGATCATGAAGAACGAAGAAAAATGCTGCTTGAGGTTGAACCGATTATAAATCTTCTCCAAAAGGAATCATAATATAAAGTTTACATTTTCCTGCTATTTCTGTGCCTTCTCTTTTGGTATACTTTAGAAAAAAGTTACATAGGAGACTTGCTTTGACATGAAAAAAATGAAAGTCTTTTCCCTTTTGTTAATTGCTTGCGGCCTTGCTTTTGCAGGTTATGGAATATGGAAGATCGTTGATGGAAATATTAAAACAGGTGAATCAATGGCTCAAGCAAAAGAAGTCATTAATAAACCGTCCGGCAAGGAAAACACAGTTGAATCCTTTACTCCAACTATGGGTGATGCTGTGGGGATACTGAGCATTCCTCGTCTTGAAACGGAGCTTCCGATCGTTGAAGGGACTGATCCCGATGATCTTGAAAAAGGAGTCGGCCATTACAAAGGAAGCTTTTATCCCGACCAGAACGGCCAGATTGTTATGTCTGGGCATAGAGATACAGTATTCCGGCGGACGGGAGAACTGGAAATCGGTGATTCATTGAAAATTCAGCTTTCCTATGGGACTTTCGAATACAAAATTACCGATACGAAAATTGTCGACCAGAATGATACCTCTGTCATTACTCTGCAACATGAGAAGGAAGAACTAATATTAACGACGTGCTATCCATTTTCCTATGTTGGCAATGCTCCTGAAAGATACATCATATACGCAGAACGGAAATAGGTTAAAAAGTTGACCGAAGAAAAGGGATGATTCTTCAGGTCAACTTTTGTAAATGTAATGGTGTACCTGTGATTTTTGAAATTCATGTGCAATATCTCTTATATTAAAAAAATCGTGTCCATGTCTTTAGGAGGAGGCGCATGGATGAAAAGTTCCTCCTTAGTGATTGGATGGATAAAGCTTATGCTTTCGGAGTGAAGCGCCTGCCTTT
This window of the Bacillus gobiensis genome carries:
- a CDS encoding NAD-dependent succinate-semialdehyde dehydrogenase, coding for MKPLYINGDWVTTKNKLSVHNPATGDIVSDVAFGGKEEAQSAVDAADKAFLTWSKATAKERSEILKKWFSLIQDHKESIGRLMTSEQGKPLPEAIGEVEYANNFVEWYAEEGKRVYGDIIPASFKNKRIYVTKQPIGVIAAITPWNFPAAMITRKIAPALAAGCTAVIKPAEETPLTALRLAELAHEAGIPKGVLNVVLGEAQEIAEVWQKDPRVRKISFTGSTEVGKILMRGASQTVKKVSFELGGHAPFIVFPDTDLGFAVNGLLKSKFRNAGQTCVCTNRVYVHDSIYEQFVQKTIEKIAGLKVGSGLEEGVTIGPLINHEAKKKVQSHIKDAEEKGGQLYYHNNQTINDGDLFVPPVVISNANDDMLCMNEETFGPVAPIARFQTADEVIKRANDTPYGLAAYLYTDNLSDAIKVSEGLDYGIIGVNDSLPSVVQAPFGGMKESGIGREGGYYGIEEYLETKYTSIRIR
- a CDS encoding YhcN/YlaJ family sporulation lipoprotein gives rise to the protein MINKKLALSAILVPFILTAGCGMNNAGDNGRRDNNPYENVNYRDMNRPDNVGNDMADDNQNQGNQNQGNQNEDNQMKVADEAADKVNEVEGVENATVIVTENNAFVAVALEGNKEGNITDDVKNKISDKVKSTDESINNVYVSANPDFFDRMQDYGNRINQGEPIAGFFDEFGETVRRVFPTAE
- a CDS encoding collagenase; amino-acid sequence: MEKFLKVTAVIILLTGAVLHIILASLPILLAAFTDEGALVNETISFLEESYTEEEIKESLDMIPYQHVNVYYSEEEEDILPLTEETLDYAIEVNRNLLDYHPPEDDTLDLIFFENRGQMERFSNLRDISGFYSEQNQLIGLLPEEKEKLASEEEFSVYLYQRILIHEYTHYALHQKLREINVDPEEMPLWFHEGVAEWIANYEIELEPMDLSPVPFEKLMTDEDWQNSRFDYSTDIYLQSYYMINELVESFGEDILLSIINETRTNGDFNKAFQEATNESLKDFEKLFIQEYSTEEKTAQEMNLDAVS
- a CDS encoding spore coat protein — its product is MQQQNQQINMNQQNMPMNHGGHEVFDLQEVLSGMISVLDQYIMFRQYVKDPELLDMLDRQYQFISNHYNITVECFKTGRKPAQETSTYMMKQDRQVTYGIKAAQPKKPCQSLSEVKDAGLSGHMLGLIKSQTTMLTMAALESTNPVVRRVVADQIPNYIEMAYEIFLYQNKHEYYQVPQLSPEDMQKATASFAPANGNPQMPNAGSNQGTLH
- a CDS encoding CheR family methyltransferase; the protein is MHEELLNFMPENQKLTPSSIIIGIGVSVERLDALFDYFKDVKPLHSLSYIVVQTPSVKHKGFTASLMEKYLSLNVEMAEQGSAIMANTVYLSPPEHYVEILENKTIKLTPYTIIENNHFPINVLLKSLAKTQKEKAIAIVLPGKERDGFEGLKIVHQYNGFSTVQDAAGASMYSFANVFAAPENIAGYINQLHESMDDYDSFSEGAIDQILYKIQNQNGVDFSMYKKKSILRRIERRMKLLGHPLETLDEYMIFILDHPEELQRLHDDLLNGITHFFRDEEFFYQLRKTYIPKIIENNIKKDKQTCRIWIAGCSTGEEAYSYAILFSEELEKRKLDIDLQIFATDINRRSIQKASKGSYTENEVSSIPSDWLKKYFDKTGQRYSVKKILRNHIIFAPHNLIRDTPFVNLDFISCRNVMIYFQRKLQEKALSLFHFSLCDGGLLVLGPSETIGNQSEVYQPVDWKWKIFKNSFYDQKAKRNRFHLNALEAGKALANTFENIDERKNLQLDELYLSLIDQFLNPFLIINDQEEIIASSPNASQFLKTPAGSPSNSIYSRLSADLSVPISSALKKIKDHKSEIRRNHIKVTINGAPVFVEITVRRFKFNVRHYPLYVLFIHKELEGIKTNKKEFLMLDQEIYPNHCIQKLEMLINETNSKLQTTIEELEISNDELRSTNEKLIADNEELQTSNEELQVVNEDLMTVNGNFEKKIEELSSTAGEMEKMLINSNIATVFLDNEYNIKLFTSEAANVFHLIDRDVGRPIYHIASRLNYREFLDDAKKALNEMKTIQKEVEADNKDIYIVKMIPNLSNGTKADGLVILLVNITDLKATNKALQVGSHRIEHSNSSIVVASPSGRIKYVNINFCSILGKEQFEIIGQNIFDIYQNSFKVHEFKDHWDHVLKHKSWTGEEYSQGRNGTDLWEKVSFITLEDNEGNIQQIMRVAEDITHQKNSEKMLMKSEMLSAIGQLAAGIAHEIRNPLTSLKGFLQLMIQSNTYHKEYAEVMQSEFIRLESIINEFLFLSKTKSSKFETICVNDIIEDVYLILEAQAMLKGVRITKALCQDVNEVRAVPSELKQVFLNILKNAIEAMEELEGEILIQSKGEEDRVLIMIKDQGKGISKDFLDKLGEPFYTTKEKGTGLGLMVTMRIIESHKGEIIFESEEDQGTTVKIYLPCL
- a CDS encoding NAD(P)H-dependent oxidoreductase, giving the protein MNTLIVIAHPNPSSFNYSLLDRVTHYLEELNYNVCVRDLYKLKFNPVLMKDNYQTFSQSEVEQEILEEQKFIIDADLLVYIFPTWWSGLPAILKGYFDRVFTNGFAFNMTKDGLNGLLNDKRAIIFQTTGQPEKIAKQLQLVKSMGNSIDLGILARCGIEVIIHKYFYSVPFIDHEERRKMLLEVEPIINLLQKES
- a CDS encoding class D sortase, encoding MKKMKVFSLLLIACGLAFAGYGIWKIVDGNIKTGESMAQAKEVINKPSGKENTVESFTPTMGDAVGILSIPRLETELPIVEGTDPDDLEKGVGHYKGSFYPDQNGQIVMSGHRDTVFRRTGELEIGDSLKIQLSYGTFEYKITDTKIVDQNDTSVITLQHEKEELILTTCYPFSYVGNAPERYIIYAERK